From a single Penaeus vannamei isolate JL-2024 chromosome 25, ASM4276789v1, whole genome shotgun sequence genomic region:
- the LOC113825295 gene encoding uncharacterized protein isoform X1 translates to MAARWTNIAPGRFIMIENEMASNRSCKNKPNVFCYICGEYTIVPNRNPVTSFIKRAYHAYFNIKLGDQDKAWTPHMVCKACAENLRQWTKGKKSCLKFGIPMIWREPTNHATDCYFCAIDITGVNRKNRSSLKYPDLQSARRPVAHCDEIPVPVFRELPDISDKDPSGDQEDEEDEVVLDDSAPHPFSRNELNDLVRDLSLSKSSAELLASKLKEKNLITDSARITYRNRHQEYLCFFSEEKGLVYCADIAHLLHKLGVPHYEPKDWTLYIDSSKLLLKCFLLHNDNQFASVPLAHATHTLTEKYEAVKYVLEKIRYDQHEWVICVDLKMVNCLLGQESGYTKYPCFLCMWNSRDEFSHFTKKNWPVREELEPCRARNVNNTLVDKDRIIFPPLHIKLDLIKQFTKALDKEGGCFMYLCQAFPGLTMEKLEAGSFDGRQLRQLIRDPEFENSMNEVELITWKAFVLVVKNFLGNNRARNYFELVNDMIVAFKHLGCIMSIKMHYLFSHTDRFPENLGSLSDEHWERFHQEMEEMESMYQGRWDAVMMADYCWTLKRDTPVAKHSRGSNKRKFMP, encoded by the exons ATGGCAGCACGCTGGACAAACATCGCCCCGGGAAGATTCATAATGATT GAGAATGAAATGGCTTCGAACAGATCTTGCAAAAATAAGCCCAACGTATTCTGCTACATCTGCGGCGAATACACCATTGTTCCTAACAGGAATCCAGTCACAAGTTTCATAAAGCGTGCTTACCATGCTTATTTTAATATTAAACTTGGTGACCAGGATAAAGCCTGGACGCCACACATGGTATGCAAGGCATGTGCCGAGAATCTACGTCAGTGGACCAAGGGCAAGAAGAGTTGTCTGAAGTTCGGAATTCCCATGATCTGGAGGGAGCCGACAAACCATGCCACTGATTGTTACTTCTGTGCTATTGATATAACTGGAGTCAACAGAAAAAACAGGAGCAGCCTTAAATATCCTGATCTTCAATCAGCACGTCGTCCTGTAGCTCACTGCGATGAAATCCCAGTACCAGTCTTTAGAGAACTTCCTGACATTAGTGATAAAGATCCCTCCGGTgaccaagaagatgaagaagacgaagtggTTCTTGACGATAGTGCTCCACATCCTTTTTCCCGAAATGAGCTGAATGATCTAGTCCGCGATCTCAGCTTGTCAAAGTCCTCGGCCGAACTGTTGGCATCCAAGCTGAAGGAAAAAAACCTCATCACTGACAGTGCTCGCATCACCTACCGCAACAGGCATCAAGAGTACCTCTGTTTTTTCTCTGAAGAGAAGGGCTTGGTGTACTGTGCGGATATTGCGCATCTTCTGCACAAGCTTGGAGTGCCACACTACGAACCCAAAGATTGGACACTGTACATTGACAGCAGCAAGCTATTATTGAAATGTTTTCTGCTGCACAACGACAACCAGTTTGCCTCTGTACCCCTCGCTCACGCGACTCACACTCTGACGGAGAAGTATGAAGCAGTGAAGTATGTGCTGGAGAAAATTCGTTATGATCAGCATGAGTGGGTTATTTGTGTTGACCTGAAGATGGTGAATTGTCTGTTAGGACAAGAGTCCGGGTACACAAAGTACCCATGCTTTCTGTGCATGTGGAATAGTAGGGACGAATTTAGTCACTTCACAAAGAAGAACTGGCCTGTGCGGGAGGAACTAGAGCCTTGCAGAGCAAGAAACGTCAACAACACTCTGGTGGACAAAGACAGGATAATCTTTCCGCCGCTGCACATCAAGCTCGACTTGATCAAGCAGTTCACCAAAGCTCTGGACAAGGAGGGTGGCTGCTTCATGTACCTGTGCCAGGCTTTTCCAGGATTGACCATGGAAAAATTGGAAGCTGGCAGCTTTGACGGTCGTCAACTCCGTCAGCTCATCAGAGATCCAGAATTTGAAAACTCAATGAACGAAGTGGAACTGATAACGTGGAAGGCTTTTGTTCTGGTTGTGAAGAACTTTCTTGGCAACAACAGGGCCAGGAACTACTTTGAACTCGTCAACGATATGATTGTTGCTTTCAAACACCTCGGATGCATCATGAGCATCAAAATGCATTACTTATTCTCTCATACGGATCGGTTTCCTGAGAATCTTGGATCATTGAGTGACGAACATTGGGAGAGATTCCACcaggagatggaagagatggagagcATGTATCAGGGTCGCTGGGATGCTG
- the LOC113825295 gene encoding uncharacterized protein isoform X2, which yields MASNRSCKNKPNVFCYICGEYTIVPNRNPVTSFIKRAYHAYFNIKLGDQDKAWTPHMVCKACAENLRQWTKGKKSCLKFGIPMIWREPTNHATDCYFCAIDITGVNRKNRSSLKYPDLQSARRPVAHCDEIPVPVFRELPDISDKDPSGDQEDEEDEVVLDDSAPHPFSRNELNDLVRDLSLSKSSAELLASKLKEKNLITDSARITYRNRHQEYLCFFSEEKGLVYCADIAHLLHKLGVPHYEPKDWTLYIDSSKLLLKCFLLHNDNQFASVPLAHATHTLTEKYEAVKYVLEKIRYDQHEWVICVDLKMVNCLLGQESGYTKYPCFLCMWNSRDEFSHFTKKNWPVREELEPCRARNVNNTLVDKDRIIFPPLHIKLDLIKQFTKALDKEGGCFMYLCQAFPGLTMEKLEAGSFDGRQLRQLIRDPEFENSMNEVELITWKAFVLVVKNFLGNNRARNYFELVNDMIVAFKHLGCIMSIKMHYLFSHTDRFPENLGSLSDEHWERFHQEMEEMESMYQGRWDAVMMADYCWTLKRDTPVAKHSRGSNKRKFMP from the coding sequence ATGGCTTCGAACAGATCTTGCAAAAATAAGCCCAACGTATTCTGCTACATCTGCGGCGAATACACCATTGTTCCTAACAGGAATCCAGTCACAAGTTTCATAAAGCGTGCTTACCATGCTTATTTTAATATTAAACTTGGTGACCAGGATAAAGCCTGGACGCCACACATGGTATGCAAGGCATGTGCCGAGAATCTACGTCAGTGGACCAAGGGCAAGAAGAGTTGTCTGAAGTTCGGAATTCCCATGATCTGGAGGGAGCCGACAAACCATGCCACTGATTGTTACTTCTGTGCTATTGATATAACTGGAGTCAACAGAAAAAACAGGAGCAGCCTTAAATATCCTGATCTTCAATCAGCACGTCGTCCTGTAGCTCACTGCGATGAAATCCCAGTACCAGTCTTTAGAGAACTTCCTGACATTAGTGATAAAGATCCCTCCGGTgaccaagaagatgaagaagacgaagtggTTCTTGACGATAGTGCTCCACATCCTTTTTCCCGAAATGAGCTGAATGATCTAGTCCGCGATCTCAGCTTGTCAAAGTCCTCGGCCGAACTGTTGGCATCCAAGCTGAAGGAAAAAAACCTCATCACTGACAGTGCTCGCATCACCTACCGCAACAGGCATCAAGAGTACCTCTGTTTTTTCTCTGAAGAGAAGGGCTTGGTGTACTGTGCGGATATTGCGCATCTTCTGCACAAGCTTGGAGTGCCACACTACGAACCCAAAGATTGGACACTGTACATTGACAGCAGCAAGCTATTATTGAAATGTTTTCTGCTGCACAACGACAACCAGTTTGCCTCTGTACCCCTCGCTCACGCGACTCACACTCTGACGGAGAAGTATGAAGCAGTGAAGTATGTGCTGGAGAAAATTCGTTATGATCAGCATGAGTGGGTTATTTGTGTTGACCTGAAGATGGTGAATTGTCTGTTAGGACAAGAGTCCGGGTACACAAAGTACCCATGCTTTCTGTGCATGTGGAATAGTAGGGACGAATTTAGTCACTTCACAAAGAAGAACTGGCCTGTGCGGGAGGAACTAGAGCCTTGCAGAGCAAGAAACGTCAACAACACTCTGGTGGACAAAGACAGGATAATCTTTCCGCCGCTGCACATCAAGCTCGACTTGATCAAGCAGTTCACCAAAGCTCTGGACAAGGAGGGTGGCTGCTTCATGTACCTGTGCCAGGCTTTTCCAGGATTGACCATGGAAAAATTGGAAGCTGGCAGCTTTGACGGTCGTCAACTCCGTCAGCTCATCAGAGATCCAGAATTTGAAAACTCAATGAACGAAGTGGAACTGATAACGTGGAAGGCTTTTGTTCTGGTTGTGAAGAACTTTCTTGGCAACAACAGGGCCAGGAACTACTTTGAACTCGTCAACGATATGATTGTTGCTTTCAAACACCTCGGATGCATCATGAGCATCAAAATGCATTACTTATTCTCTCATACGGATCGGTTTCCTGAGAATCTTGGATCATTGAGTGACGAACATTGGGAGAGATTCCACcaggagatggaagagatggagagcATGTATCAGGGTCGCTGGGATGCTG